A window of Clostridium novyi genomic DNA:
CTATGGACTATATACTGCATTTTTAACTATGGGTATGACCAAAGGGGTTTGGAGTGATTGGTATGGTAAGAATACAGCAGGATTATCAGCATTTATTATAGCTTATTTACTTGCAGCACTTGGGAATGCAATAAATGATACTTGTAGTGCTGTATGGTCACTATTATATGCAATAGTTAAAGGTAAATTTGGAGATTTTTTAAGATGTATTAATACAAAGCCAGGAAGAATAATGATAGTGGCAGCTCTTATAGGGGGACCTATAGCTAGTACTGCTTATGTTGTAGCACTTCAAATGGCTGGATCAATAGTTGTTCCAATATCAGCACTTTGTCCTGCTATAGCTGCTATATTAGGCAAAGTATTATATAAACAAAAATTAAATAAGCGTATGGCTTTTGGTATTGGAATATGTGTGTGTGCAAGTTTTCTAATTGGTAGTACAGGATTTACAGGAGATGCATCAAAAGGTACTTTACTTGGTTTATTAATAGCTATTATTGCAGCTTTAGGCTGGGGATTTGAAGGTTGTGTAGCTGGATATGGTACAGCACTTATTGATCCTGAAATTGGTATTTGTATTCGTCAAGTAACATCAGGTACAGCAAATTTATTTATATTACTTCCTATTCTAGGAAAGATGGCTGGTGGAGTAAATATTTCTGTTAATCTTGCGGTGCAAGCATTTACAAGTTCTCCTGCAATGGCTTGGTTTGTTTTGAGTGGTCTTTTAACGTTTTTAACTTTTATGACATGGTATGCTGGCAATAGTATGTGTGGAGCTGGTCTTGGTACTGCATGTAATGGGACATATTCCTTCTTTGGACCATTATTCTGTTTATTAGTATTAGGAGTATATGGTGGAATGGATGGATGGTCATTACCTTCAGTTGCTTGGATTGGAGCTATAGCAATGATGCTTGGTATCCTTATTGTATCAATGAATCCGCTAGATTTATTTAAAAAGAAAACGGGGGTTGATATAGATGAAGCCGCTTAATTATGCAATTTTGAAGTACTTTACAAAAGTTGATGAAGCGTGTGCTGATGATATTATAGAGGCATTAAAAGAGGAATATGGAAATTTTAAAGCACTTAAAAGAAATGCTGTAATAAATGCTTTGTTAACAGCAGAAGCAAATGGACTTATTGAAGAAACAAGATTTGATTTAGATGAAAATAAACTACTAAGGGTTTATTACCATGCAAATGAAGATGGTGTAGCTACAATTAATAAATATATTAAAGATTAATTTTTAATATTTATAATACAACAATATTTTATTAGAAGAGAGGAAGTAAAAATGAGATATTATGGAGAGGAAGCTCTAGGGCTTGTAGAGACAGTAGGATTAGTTCCTGCCCTTGAAGCAGCAGACAAGATGCTTAAAGCAGCTAATGTTGAATTAATTTCATATGAGAATATTGGATCAACTCTTGTAACTATTATGGTAAAAGGGGACGTTGGTGCAGTAAGATCTGCTGTGGAAGCAGGTGCAGCAGCAGCTGCTGCAATAGGCAAATTAACAGCTCACAATGTTATGCCACGTCCTATTAGGGCAGTTGGAGATATTGTTTCAGTACATGATATAGATTCATAAAAGAGAAAGGAGAAAGCATATGGCAAGATATGAAGCTATAGGATCAATTGAAACTTTTGGATTAGTTTTTGCTCTAGAAGCCGCAGATGCGATGTGTAAAGCAGCAGATGTTGAACTTATTGGATATGAAAACGTTGCCTCAGGCTATATATCTGTATTAGTTCGTGGAGATGTTGGTGCTTGTAGGACAGCAGTAGATGCAGGTATTGCAGCTGTTAATGCAATGGAAGGTGCAAACCTTTATAGTTCAGTAGTTATTGCAAGACCACATGAAGACCTTGAAAAAATAATAAAACGATATGCAGTTGAGAGTATTATACCAGAATAATAAAGTGAATTTTAAAAAGAAGGAGAGAGAAAGATGAATATTAACATTATCGATAATGATTTACTCTCCATACAGGAAGCAAGAATTCTTGTTGAAAATGCTAGTGAAGCTCAAAAAAATCTTGCAACTTTTTCTCAGAAAAAACTTGATGAGATAGTTGAACGTATGATTGAAGAAATTGAAAAACATTTAAAAGAACTTGCAAAATTATCTAATGAAGAAACGGAATATGGAAAGTGGGAAGACAAGTATATTAAGAATAATTTTATTTGCAAGTATTTAAAATATAGACTTAAGGGAATGAAATGTGTAGGCATTATTAATGAGGATAAAGTTAATAAGACAATAGATATTGGAGTTCCAAAAGGAGTTATTATAGCCTTTTGCCCATCCACTAGTCCAGTATCTACAACAATATATAAGACGTTAATTGCAGTTAAATCAGGAAATGCAATTATATTTTCACCTAATCCAAGGGCCAAGAAGACAATTAGTAAGACAATGGATATTTTGATTAGAGTAGCAGAAGGAATAGGACTTCCAGAGGGGGCTCTTGCATATTTGCATACTGTAACTAAAAGTGGTTCATTAGAACTTATGAATCACAAAGATACGTCACTTATAATGAATACGGGAGTTTTAGAAATCCTTGAAGATGCTTATAAATCTGGAAAGCCTGTGATTTATGGTGGAAATGGAAATGGACCCGCTTTTATAGAGCGTACAGCTGATATAAAGAAGGCTGTCAAAGATATTATTAGTAGTAAAAATTTTGATTATGGCATTGTTTCAGCAGCTGAACAATCAGTTGTTGTTGATAGTATTATTGCATCAGAAGTAAAACAAGAATTTATTAAAAATGGTGGATATTTTATGACAGAAGATGAATCCACAAAATTAGGTTCAGTTATTTTTAATAAAGAGGGAAATTTTGATATAGAACTTATTGGAAAGTCACCACAGTTTTTGGCTAAGACTGCAGGTTTTACAGTTCCACAGGATATAAAAGTACTTATTTCTAAGCAAAGGTTTGTTTCCAAAAAAAATTGCTATTCAAGAGAAAAGCTTTGTCCAGTTTTAGCTTTTTATATAGAAAAAGACTGGATGCATGCTTGTGAAAAATGTATAGAATTATTACTTACAGAAAAATACGGACATACACTTAGTATACATTCTAAAGACGAAGAAGTTATTCGTCAATTTGCATTAAAAAAGCCAGTTGGAAGAATACTCGTTAACACTCCAGGAACTTTTGGAAGTATGGGGGCAACTACAAATTTATTTCCTTCAATGACTTTAGGTAGTGGTTCGGCAGGACAAGGAATGACTTCAGACAATGTGTCTCCTATGAATTTAGTATATATTCGTAAGGTTGGTTATGGAGTTCGAGAAATTGATGATGTTGTTAAAATAGCAAACCATACAGATGATTCAAATTATGTGTTTTCAAATGATAAGGTGAATAAAAAAGAGATAGATAATTATGAGTTATTAGAAAGTATTTTAAAAAAGATATTAGAGGAATTAAATTAAAAAATCATATTTATATATGAAATAAATTTAAGAATGTGGAGGAAAACATGGATATTCGTGAATTTTCAAATAAATTTATGGAAGCTACAAAAAATATGTCTGAAGAAGAACGTGCTAGCTTAATTAAAATGTTTGCAAGTGTATCAAAAGAGATAACAAAAGATGATAAAGAGTTTTCAAGTGTAACTAACAATAATAATGGTGAAGTTCCAAATGGAATGACAGAACGTTTGAAAAAATTAAAAGAAAATTATCTAAAACAAGTTCCTTCAATAACAACTTATAGAGCAAGAGCTATTACTAAGATAGCTAAAGAAAATCCAGGTATGCCTAAAATACTTTTACGTGCTAAATGTTTTAAATATTGTTGTGAAACTGCACCATTAGTCATTCAAGATAATGAACTTATAGTTGGAGCACCAAATGGAAAACCACGTGCAGGAGCCTTTTCACCTGATATAGCTTGGAGATGGATGGTAGATGAAATTGATACCATAGGAAATCGTCCACAAGATCCGTTTTATATTTCAGAAGAAGATAAAAAAGTTATGCGTGAAGAATTATTTCCATTTTGGAAGGGGAAATCTGTTGATGAATATTGTGAAGACCAATATCGTGAAGCAGGTGTATGGGAACTTTCAGGGGAATCATTTGTGTCCGATTGCTCATATCATGCAGTAAATGGTGGTGGAGATTCCAACCCAGGATATGATGTCATTTTAATGAAGAAAGGTATGCTTGATATAAAAAGAGAGGCAGAAGAAAAATTAGCTACTCTTAAATATGAAAATCCAGAGGATATAGATAAAATTTATTTTTATAAATCAGTAATTGATACTGCTGATGGTGTAATGATATATGCAAAACGTATGTCTGATTATGCTAGAGAGCTTGCAGAAAAAGAAATAGACCCTAAACGTAAGGCAGAATTACAAAAGATTTCAGAGGTAAATGCTAAAGTCCCAGCACATAAGCCAACTAATTTCTGGGAAGCAATTCAGGCAGTTTGGACAATAGAATCATTACTTGTAGTTGAAGAAAATCAAACTGGTATGTCTATAGGACGTGTGGATCAATATATGTATCCATTTTATAAAGCTGATATTGAATCAGGAAGAATGAATAATTTTCAGGCCTTTGAATTAGTAGGTTGTATGCTCATAAAAATGTCTGAAATGATGTGGATAACTAGTGAAAGTGGTTCTAAGTTTTTTGCAGGATATCAACCATTCGTTAATATGTGTGTAGGAGGTGTTACTAGAGAAGGACTCGATGCTACAAATGATTTAACATATCTTTTAATGGATGCAGTTCGTCATGTTAAGATATATCAACCATCTTTAGCATGTCGTATACACAAATCATCACCACAGAAATTTCTTAAAAAGATAGTTGATGTTATTCGTGCAGGGATGGGATTTCCAGCATGTCACTTTGATGATGTTCATATAAAAATGATGCTATCTAAGGGTGTTTCAATAGAGGATGCAAGAGATTACTGTTTAATGGGATGTGTTGAACCACAGAAATCAGGTAGATTGTATCAGTGGACATCTACAGCATATACTCAGTGGCCTATATGTATAGAACTTGCTCTTAATCATGGTATACCCCTATGGTATGGAAAACAAGTGTGTCCTGATATGGGTGATCTGAATGAATTTAAAACTTATGAACAGTTTCAAACAGCAGTAAAAGAAGAAATTAAATTTATTACCAAATGGACAAGTGTAGCTACAGTAATTTCTCAACGTGTTCATAGAGAACTTGCACCAAAGCCACTTATGTCAATAATGTATGAAGGTTGTATGGAAAAAGGAAAAGGAGTAGAAGCAGGAGGAGCTATGTACAACTTTGGTCCTGGAGTAGTATGGACAGGTCTTGCTACTTATACAGATTCCATGGCAGCTATAAAAAAATTAGTATTTGATGATAAAAAATATACATTACAAGAATTAAATGAGGCTTTAAAGGCTGATTTTGTTGGATATGAAAAGATAAGAAAGGATTGTATGGAAGCACCTAAGTATGGTAATGATGAGGATTATGCAGATTATATTGCTGCTGATTTAATTAGCTTTACAGAAAGAGAGCATCGTAAGTATAAGACATTACATTCAGTCCTTAGTCATGGTACTTTATCAATTTCAAATAATACTCCATTTGGACAAATGACTGGAGCTTCAGCAAATGGACGTAAAGCATGGATGCCTTTATCAGATGGTATAAGTCCATCGCAAGGATCAGATTACAAAGGACCTACTTCTATAATAAAATCTGTTTCTAAAATGTCCTGCGAAAATATGAATATAGGTATGGTTCATAACTTTAAGTTAATATCTGGTCTTCTTGATACAAAAGAAGGAGAACAAGGAATTATTACATTACTACGTAGTGCATGTGCTCTTCAACTTGGAGAAGTTCAGTTTAATTATTTAGACAATAA
This region includes:
- a CDS encoding BMC domain-containing protein, whose protein sequence is MARYEAIGSIETFGLVFALEAADAMCKAADVELIGYENVASGYISVLVRGDVGACRTAVDAGIAAVNAMEGANLYSSVVIARPHEDLEKIIKRYAVESIIPE
- the cutC gene encoding choline trimethylamine-lyase, coding for MDIREFSNKFMEATKNMSEEERASLIKMFASVSKEITKDDKEFSSVTNNNNGEVPNGMTERLKKLKENYLKQVPSITTYRARAITKIAKENPGMPKILLRAKCFKYCCETAPLVIQDNELIVGAPNGKPRAGAFSPDIAWRWMVDEIDTIGNRPQDPFYISEEDKKVMREELFPFWKGKSVDEYCEDQYREAGVWELSGESFVSDCSYHAVNGGGDSNPGYDVILMKKGMLDIKREAEEKLATLKYENPEDIDKIYFYKSVIDTADGVMIYAKRMSDYARELAEKEIDPKRKAELQKISEVNAKVPAHKPTNFWEAIQAVWTIESLLVVEENQTGMSIGRVDQYMYPFYKADIESGRMNNFQAFELVGCMLIKMSEMMWITSESGSKFFAGYQPFVNMCVGGVTREGLDATNDLTYLLMDAVRHVKIYQPSLACRIHKSSPQKFLKKIVDVIRAGMGFPACHFDDVHIKMMLSKGVSIEDARDYCLMGCVEPQKSGRLYQWTSTAYTQWPICIELALNHGIPLWYGKQVCPDMGDLNEFKTYEQFQTAVKEEIKFITKWTSVATVISQRVHRELAPKPLMSIMYEGCMEKGKGVEAGGAMYNFGPGVVWTGLATYTDSMAAIKKLVFDDKKYTLQELNEALKADFVGYEKIRKDCMEAPKYGNDEDYADYIAADLISFTEREHRKYKTLHSVLSHGTLSISNNTPFGQMTGASANGRKAWMPLSDGISPSQGSDYKGPTSIIKSVSKMSCENMNIGMVHNFKLISGLLDTKEGEQGIITLLRSACALQLGEVQFNYLDNKTLIEAQKHPEQYRDLIVRVAGYSAFFVELCKDVQDEIISRTMLTHF
- a CDS encoding BMC domain-containing protein, with protein sequence MRYYGEEALGLVETVGLVPALEAADKMLKAANVELISYENIGSTLVTIMVKGDVGAVRSAVEAGAAAAAAIGKLTAHNVMPRPIRAVGDIVSVHDIDS
- a CDS encoding membrane protein, with translation MSEDSRVVSAEAIAAKKKLTRNFFKKGISLALFSGISYGLYTAFLTMGMTKGVWSDWYGKNTAGLSAFIIAYLLAALGNAINDTCSAVWSLLYAIVKGKFGDFLRCINTKPGRIMIVAALIGGPIASTAYVVALQMAGSIVVPISALCPAIAAILGKVLYKQKLNKRMAFGIGICVCASFLIGSTGFTGDASKGTLLGLLIAIIAALGWGFEGCVAGYGTALIDPEIGICIRQVTSGTANLFILLPILGKMAGGVNISVNLAVQAFTSSPAMAWFVLSGLLTFLTFMTWYAGNSMCGAGLGTACNGTYSFFGPLFCLLVLGVYGGMDGWSLPSVAWIGAIAMMLGILIVSMNPLDLFKKKTGVDIDEAA
- a CDS encoding aldehyde dehydrogenase family protein, which produces MNIIDNDLLSIQEARILVENASEAQKNLATFSQKKLDEIVERMIEEIEKHLKELAKLSNEETEYGKWEDKYIKNNFICKYLKYRLKGMKCVGIINEDKVNKTIDIGVPKGVIIAFCPSTSPVSTTIYKTLIAVKSGNAIIFSPNPRAKKTISKTMDILIRVAEGIGLPEGALAYLHTVTKSGSLELMNHKDTSLIMNTGVLEILEDAYKSGKPVIYGGNGNGPAFIERTADIKKAVKDIISSKNFDYGIVSAAEQSVVVDSIIASEVKQEFIKNGGYFMTEDESTKLGSVIFNKEGNFDIELIGKSPQFLAKTAGFTVPQDIKVLISKQRFVSKKNCYSREKLCPVLAFYIEKDWMHACEKCIELLLTEKYGHTLSIHSKDEEVIRQFALKKPVGRILVNTPGTFGSMGATTNLFPSMTLGSGSAGQGMTSDNVSPMNLVYIRKVGYGVREIDDVVKIANHTDDSNYVFSNDKVNKKEIDNYELLESILKKILEELN